TGATAGAACAACGTACCACTGTGGTGTCAGCTGACACCGTGGCAGCGATGTAGCCACTTGACTCCCCTGAGATGGAAAACTCAAAGTTCTGACCGTCCCTCTGCTTGGCAGAAACGAAGAAAcacgatgatgaagatgatgaggggTCACAGTCAGAGGGCTCAGACCCACAGATCTGTTGGGTCCCACATCCGGTCCGGCCAACAGGCGTCTGCAACGGAGACGAGAAAAACGTGTTAGCGGGATTATGTGCACTTTGAAATGGttcaaggtcagaggtcagacattGATTTCTGATCTGTTTGGagcatagactgtacataaagatggacgatgtggaTCCACCTCGACacagttttatatataatcTGGTTTTGAATCCAGTGTTCGAATCCCTTATTATATTATGTCATTAAACCGGAGTGTTTTCTGAAGAGCTGGAAGAATCACCACTGTTTACagaaactttaatttctcagcctctgaagtAGATTGAGACATGACATGAAAACTCGTGATAGCTGAAACCATTTCATTAAAAATCTTCGTATAACACGTCTTTAAATCATTAATGTCAGagacccttcctcctcctcctccttctcctcctcgaaCACCTCTCTTACCGACTGAGCCTTAGTCAGTTTGTCAAACGGAAAGTCAATAAAGTGACTTTCAGATTGTGTTCCATGAGTCAGTTCTGCTCAGATTTGAGTTTTTTGACATCACTCACCCCAAGAACGATCACTGTGGTGTTGGTAATCAGTGTTGTATTGGTTGTTGTGGctactgctgttgttgttgttgcggcTGCAGTAGCTGGTGCCGCggtcatgttgtttgtcgtcatgctCTGCGGCAGcatcgtcatgttgtttgtcgtcatgctgtgcggcggcatcgtcatgttgtttgtcgtcatgctgtGCATTGGCATagtcatgttgtttgtcgtcatgctgtGCGTTGGCATAGTCATGGTGTTGGTCATTGGGGTGGCGGTCGTGGTCGTGGTTGTGGTGGTAAGCTCATTAGAGATGGTGGCATTAGAACCGCTCAGGTCTACGACTCCGCTCCTAAATTTGGTGTCGGGGGTTCCCAGAGATCCAGAAGCTGAGTGAACAAGCATtagacagacaggtcagggaCATGTGATCAGAACATGGGGgaagtataaatatattatgttgTGTAGTCTCTGAGAGTGGCTCTTAGTTGACTGTATGTTGTAAATGTATATCTTGAATGTGTTAGCTTACTGCTGTCAAAGGTCCCGGTGGAGAGTGACAGTGAGGcgcttgttgctgctgctcttgtGGTGGACAGGTCCAAAGTGGCAACAAACGTGCACTGGATCAGGTTTCCATCGACTCGGCCCTGCACCGAGTTCACAGgcagctgcagagcaaagacaAGTTTAACAGACCACAAAGATCATAGTCGTACTATGTCAACTAGAAGCCAACTGATATGGATTTTGGAGGGGCCCATAAAACATCTGATAATGATTTACACGTTCAAAAGAATTGGCCATGTTACCaaagatgtcattatcaaacccttagGACAAATTGTGCAACTCACCTCTGTCAGTGTCAGCTTGTCGTTGTCGAGGAGAGCGCTGAAGAATTTCACTTTGCCATTATTGTTGGCACAGATGTAGGTTGTGTCGTTACCTCCCTGTGGAGCAAAACCACAAAACAGTTCATTGTACCTGTTTACACCGATGACCCGGAACAAACTGAATGATTGGTTCAGGGTTGGACTTGATGGAACTTTAATCGGTGAAGGAGTGATAGAACAACGTACCACTGTGGTGTCAGCTGACACCGTGGCAGCGATGTAGCCACTTGACTCCCCTGAGATGGAAAACTCAAAGTTCTGACCGTCCCTCTGCTTGGCAGAAACGAAGAAAcacgatgatgaagatgatgaggggTCACAGTCAGAGGGCTCAGACCCACAGATCTGTTGGGTCCCACATCCGGTCCGGCCAACAGGCGTCTGCAACGGAGACGAGAAAAACGTGTTAGCGGGATTATGTGCACTTTGAAATGGttcaaggtcagaggtcagacattGATTTCTGATTGGTTTCGAGAacagactgtacataaagatggacgatgtggaTCCACCTCGAcacagttttatatataaactggttttgaatccagtgttttttttgtttttcaaaaaatgacTCGTTATTATCTCAAATTTGAGTCGTGTGACAGGACTTCTACCACATCAATAAAGTGACATTCAGATTGTGTTCCATGACTCAGTTCTGCTCAGATTTGAGTTTTTTGACATCACTCACCCCAAGAACGATCACTGTGGTGTTGGTAATCAGTGTTGTATTGGTTGTTGTGGCTACTGTTGTTGTTGCGGTTGCTGGTGCCGTGTTCATAttgtttgtcgtcatgctgtgcggcggcattgtcatgttgtttgtcgtcatgctgtGCGGCGGCATCGTCATAttgtttgtcgtcatgctgtgcggcggcatcgtcatgttgtttgtcgtcatgctgtGCGTTGGCATAGTCATGTTATTTGTCGTCATGTTTTTTGTCGTCATGCTGTGCGTTGGCGTCGTCATGGTGTTGGTCATTGGGTTGGCGGTCGTGGTCGTGGTGGTAAGCTCATTAGAGATGGTGGCATTAGAACCGCTCAGGTCTACGACTCCGCTCCTAAATTTGCTGTCGGGGGTTCCCAGAGATCCAGAAGCTGAGTGAACAAGCATtagacagacaggtcagggaCATGTGATCAGAACATGGGGGAAGTATGAATATATTATGTTGTGTAGTCTCTGAGAGTGGCTCTTAGTTGACTGTATGTTGTAAATGTATATCTTGAATGTGTTAGCTCACTGTTGTCAAAGGTCCCGGTGGAGAGTGACAGTGAGGcgcttgttgctgctgctcttgtGGTGGACAGGTCCAAAGTGGCAACAAACGTGCACTGGATCAGGTTTCCATCGACTCGGCCTTGCACCGAGTTCACAGgcagctgcagagcaaagacaAGTTTAACAGACCACAAAGATCATAGTCGTACTATGTCAACTAGAAGCCAACTGATATGGATTTTGGAGGGGCCCATAAAACATCTGATAATGATTTACACGTTCAAAAGAATTGGCCATGTTACCaaagatgtcattatcaaacccttagGACAAATTGTGCAACTCACCTCTGTCAGTGTCAGCTTGTCGTTGTCGAGGAGAGCGCTGAAGAATTTCACTTTGCCATTATTGTTGGCACAGACGTAGGTTGTGTCGTTACCTCCCTGTGGAGCAAAACCACAAAACAGTTCATTGTACCTGTTTACACCGATGACCCGGAACAAACTGAATGATTGGTTCAGGGTTGGACTTGATGGAACATAATCGGTGAAGGAGTGATAGAACAACGTACCACTGTGGTGTCAGCTGACACCGTGGCAGCGATGTAGCCACTTGACTCCCCTGAGATGGAAAACTCAAAGTTCTGACCGTCCCTCTGCTTggcagaaacaaagaaacacgatgatgaagatgatgaggggTCACAGTCAGAGGGCTCAGACCCACAGATCTGTTGGGTCCCACATCCGGTCCGGCCAACAGGCGTCTGCAACGGAGACGAGAAAAACGTGTTAGCCGGATTATGTGCACTTTGAAATGGTTCAAGGTCAGTGGTCAGACATTGATTTTTGATCTGTTTGGagcatagactgtacataaagatggacgatgtggaTCCACCTCGACacagttttatatataatcTGGTTTTGAATCCAGTGTTCGAATCCCTTATTATATTATGTCATTAAACCGGAGTGTTTTCTGAAGAGCTGGAAGAATCACCAATGTTTACagaaactttaatttctcagcctctgaagtAGAGTGAGACATGACATGAAAACTCGTGATAGCTGAAACCTTGGGATTTCATTAAAAATCTTCATATAACACGTCTTTAAATCATTAATGTCAGagacccttcctcctcctcctccttctcctcctcgaaCACCTCTCTTACCGACTGAGCCTTAGTCAGTTTGTCAAACGGAAAGTCAATAAAGTGACTTTCAGATTGTGTTCCATGAGTCAGTTCTGCTCAGATTTGAGTTTTTTGACATCACTCACCCCAAGAACGATCACTGTGGTGTTGGTAATCAGTGTTGTATTGGTTGTTGTGGctactgctgttgttgttgttgcggcTGCAGTAGCTGGTGCCGCggtcatgttgtttgtcgtcatgctCTGCGGCAGcatcgtcatgttgtttgtcgtcatgctgtgcggcggcatcgtcatgttgtttgtcgtcatgctgtGCGTTGGCATAGTCATGGTGTTGGTCATTGGGGTGGCGGTCGTGGTCGTGGTTGTGGTGGTAAGGTCATTAGAGATGGTGGCATTAGAACCGCTCAGGTCTACGACTCCGCTCCTAAATTTGGTGTCGGGGGTTCCCAGAGATCCAGAAGCTGAGTGAACAAGCATtagacagacaggtcagggaCATGTGATCAGAACATGGGGGAAGTATGAATATATTATGTTGTGTAGTCTCTGAGAGTGGCTCTTAGTTGACTGTATGTTGTAAATGTATATCTTGAATGTGTTAGCTTACTGCTGTCAAAGGTCCCGGTGGAGAGTGACAGTGAGGcgcttgttgctgctgctcttgtGGTGGACAGGTCCAAAGTGGCAACAAACGTGCACTGGATCAGGTTTCCATCGACTCGGCCCTGCACCGAGTTCACAGgcagctgcagagcaaagacaAGTTTAACAGACCACAAAGATCATAGTCATACTATGTCAACTAGAAGCCAACTGATATGGATTTTGGAGGGGCCCATAAAACATCTGATAATGATTTACACGTTCAAAAGAATTGGCCTTGTTACCaaagatgtcattatcaaacccttagGACAAATTGTGCAACTCACCTCTGTCAGTGTCAGCTTGTCGTTGTCGAGGAGAGCGCTGAAGAATTTCACTTTGCCATTATTGTTGGCACAGATGTAGGTTGTGTCGTTACCTCCCTGTGGAGCAAAACCACAAAACAGTTAATTGTACCTGTTTACACCGATGACTCGAAACAAACTGAATGATTGGTTCAGGGTTGGACTTGATGGAACTTTAATCGGTGAAGGAGTGATAGAACAACGTACCACTGTGGTGTCAGCTGACACCGTGGCAGCGATGTAGCCACTTGACTCCCCTGAGATGGAAAACTCAAAGTTCTGACCGTCCCTCTGCTTGGCAGAAACGAAGAAAcacgatgatgaagatgatgaggggTCACAGTCAGAGGGCTCAGACCCACAGATCTGTTGGGTCCCACATCCGGTCCGGCCAACAGGCGTCTGCAACGGAGACGAGAAAAACGTGTTAGCGGGATTATGTGCACTTTGAAATGGttcaaggtcagaggtcagacattGATTTCTGATTGGTTTCGAgaatagactgtacataaagatggacgatgtggaTCCACCTCGAcacagttttatatataaactggttttgaatccagtgttttttttgtttttcaaaaaatgacTCGTTATTATCTCAAATTTGAGTCGTGTGACAGGACTTCTACCACATCAATAAAGTGACATTCAGATTGTGTTCCATGACTCAGTTCTGCTCAGATTTGAGTTTTTTGACATCACTCACCCCAAGAACGATCACTGTGGTGTTGGTAATCAGTGTTGTATTGGTTGTTGTGGCTACTGTTGTTGTTGCGGTTGCTGGTGCCGTGTTCATAttgtttgtcgtcatgctgtgcggcggcattgtcatgttgtttgtcgtcatgttgtttgtcgtcatgctgtGCGGCGGCATCGTCATGTTGTATgtcgtcatgttgtttgtcgCCATGCTGTGCGGCGGcatcgtcatgttgtttgtcgtcatgctgtGCGTTGGCATAGTCATGTTATTTGTCGTCATGTTTTTTGTCGTCATGCTGTGCGTTGGCGTCGTCATGGTGTTGGTCATTGGGTTGGCGGTCGTGGTTGTGGTGGTAAGCTCATTAGAGATGGTGGCATTAGAAACGCTCAGGTCTACGACTCCGCTCCTAAATTTGCTGTCGGGGGTTCCCAGAGATCCAGAAGCTGAGTGACCAAGCATtagacagacaggtcagggaCATGTGATCAGAACATGGGGGAAGTATGAATATATCATGTTGTGTAGTCTCTGAGAGTGGCTCTTAGTTGACTGTATGTTGTAAATGTATATCTTGAATGTGTTAGCTTACTGTTGTCAAAGGTCCCGGTGGAGAGTGACAGTGAGGcgcttgttgctgctgctcttgtGGTGGACAGGTCCAAAGTGGCAACAAACGTGCACTGGATCAGGTTTCCATCGACTCGGCCCTGCACCGAGTTCACAGgcagctgcagagcaaagacaAGTTTAACAGACCACAAAGATCATAGTCGTACTATGTCAACTAGAAGCCAACTGATATGGATTTTGGAGGGGCCCATAAAACATCTGATAATGATTTACACGTTCAAAAGAATTGGCCATGTTACCaaagatgtcattatcaaacccttagGACAAATTGTGCAACTCACCTCTGTCAGTGTCAGCTTGTCGTTGTCGAGGAGAGCGCTGAAGAATTTCACTTTGCCATTATTGTTGGCACAGATGTAGGTTGTGTCGTTACCTCCCTGTGGAGCAAAACCACAAAACAGTTAATTGTACCTGTTTACACCGATGACTCGAAACAAACTGAATGATTGGTTCAGGGTTGGACTTGATGGAACTTTAATCGGTGAAGGAGTGATAGAACAACGTACCACTGTGGTGTCAGCTGACACCGTGGCAGCGATGTAGCCACTTGACTCCCCTGAGATGGAAAACTCAAAGTTCTGACCGTCCCTCTGCTTGGCAGAAACGAAGAAAcacgatgatgaagatgatgaggggTCACAGTCAGAGGGCTCAGACCCACAGATCTGTTGGGTCCCACATCCGGTCCGGCCAACAGGCGTCTGCAACGGAGACGAGAAAAACGTGTTAGCGGGATTATGTGCACTTTGAAATGGttcaaggtcagaggtcagacattGATTTCTGATTGGTTTCGAgaatagactgtacataaagatggacgatgtggaTCCACCTCGAcacagttttatatataaactggttttgaatccagtgttttttttgtttttcaaaaaatgacTCGTTATTATCTCAAATTTGAGTCGTGTGACAGGACTTCTACCACATCAATAAAGTGACATTCAGATTGTGTTCCATGACTCAGTTCTGCTCAGATTTGAGTTTTTTGACATCACTCACCCCAAGAACGATCACTGTGGTGTTGGTAATCAGTGTTGTATTGGTTGTTGTGGCTACTGTTGTTGTTGCGGTTGCTGGTGCCGTGTTCATAttgtttgtcgtcatgctgtgcggcggcattgtcatgttgtttgtcgtcatgttgtttgtcgtcatgctgtgcggcggcatcgtcatgttgtttgtcgtcatgttgtttgtcgCCATGCTGTGCGGCGGcatcgtcatgttgtttgtcgtcatgctgtGCATTGGCATagtcatgttgtttgtcgtcatgctgtGCGTTGGCATAGTCATGTTATTTGTCGTCATGTTTTTTGTCGTCATGCTGTGCGTTGGCGTCGTCATGGTGTTGGTCATTGGGTTGGCGGTCGTG
This sequence is a window from Platichthys flesus chromosome 24, fPlaFle2.1, whole genome shotgun sequence. Protein-coding genes within it:
- the LOC133950157 gene encoding uncharacterized protein LOC133950157, which produces MTTNNMNTAPATATTTVATTTNTTLITNTTVIVLGTPVGRTGCGTQQICGSEPSDCDPSSSSSSCFFVSAKQRDGQNFEFSISGESSGYIAATVSADTTVGGNDTTYICANNNGKVKFFSALLDNDKLTLTELPVNSVQGRVDGNLIQCTFVATLDLSTTRAAATSASLSLSTGTFDSTSGSLGTPDTKFRSGVVDLSGSNATISNELTTTTTTTTATPMTNTMTMPTHSMTTNNMTMPMHSMTTNNMTMPPHSMTTNNMTMLPQSMTTNNMTAAPATAAATTTTAVATTTNTTLITNTTVIVLGTPVGRTGCGTQQICGSEPSDCDPSSSSSSCFFVSAKQRDGQNFEFSISGESSGYIAATVSADTTVGGNDTTYICANNNGKVKFFSALLDNDKLTLTELPVNSVQGRVDGNLIQCTFVATLDLSTTRAAATSASLSLSTGTFDSTSGSLGTPDTKFRSGVVDLSVSTATISNELTTTTTTTTATPAVTAHATTFQQSLVQVLLISMGVFTMPLV
- the LOC133950316 gene encoding putative ferric-chelate reductase 1; the encoded protein is MTTNNMNTAPATATTTVATTTNTTLITNTTVIVLGTPVGRTGCGTQQICGSEPSDCDPSSSSSSCFFVSAKQRDGQNFEFSISGESSGYIAATVSADTTVGGNDTTYICANNNGKVKFFSALLDNDKLTLTELPVNSVQGRVDGNLIQCTFVATLDLSTTRAAATSASLSLSTGTFDSTSGSLGTPDTKFRSGVVDLSA